In the Uranotaenia lowii strain MFRU-FL chromosome 1, ASM2978415v1, whole genome shotgun sequence genome, GACAATAGGAGGGATTGATGGGCTGAAATCAGTAGCGTGCCTAGGGTCACCATCGTACATCCTCACCCACCCAGAAATAGCTCGATttctgaaattagaaaaaaaggaaaatcctCTTCTTGGGAAGGGAGGGGAAAGGAAAAGGTTGGGATTTCTACTCTACGTTTGactcaacaacaacatcaattTCTGGTTGAACGGGTAACAGACAAAGACGTTCTACTGCTCTTGTTTTAAACCCTGTAGCAGTCTTGAGCGTAACGACCCGTATGATCCCATCTTTTCCTGGGTGCACTGCGTGAATCCGGCCCATCTTCCAGTGTATTGGTGGAGAATTATCATCACAAATCACCACCAGTTTTCCGACTTCAATATTTACAGGTTTGTTCCACCTCTTCGTTCTGGCCTGTAGTTGACAGAGATACTCATGCTTCCACCGAGCCCATATCTGCTGCAGTTTTTGTTGCACAATTTGAGAATTATTCAGCCGGTTTGTGGACACATTTCTCAAATCACGTTCCGGTAGACCTTGCAGAGACGAACCAAGCCAGAAATGGGAAGGGGTAAGTGGCTCGAGATCATTAGGATCGTCTGTGAGCTGTGTAATTGGTCTTGAGTTCAGACAGCTCTCGACCTGAACCAACAAAGTACACATATCTTCGAATGGTAACGGTTGATCGCCTATCACTCTGAGGATGTGATGTTTTGCAGAGCGCACAGCGCAAAGCCCACCGAAATGTGGGGCACGGGGCGGATTCAAATGCCACTGAATCCCATCATCAGCGCAATGTTTGGATACCTTCTCTTGGTGTGGTTTTGAATTAAGCTGTTGGTAAAGTTCGTGTAAATAATTTTTGGCTCCTATAAAATTTGTCCCGTTGTCCGAGAAGATATCGGTGATTTTTCCCCATCGTCCAATAAATCTCCGAAGTGCCTGGAGAAAACGATCAGTAGAAAGATCGGAATCCAACTCCAAATGAACTGCCTTGGTTGAAAAGCAAACAAACAGAGCCACGTATGCCTTTGAAGCTGGTTTTCGAGGTCCGGGCCGAACGTAGATtggaccaaaatagtcaacGCCAGTTTTTGTGAATGGCCTAGACTCTGTCACTCTTTCTGCAGGCAATTCTCCCATAAATTGCTCTATTGGGGTCggctttgctttgaagcattTCAGACAGCGGTGGACAACATGACGAACTCCACTTCTTCCTCCAAGTGGCCAAAATCGTTGCCTGATTGCGCTCAGCATCAAGGTCGGTCCACTATGAAGCAACCGTTCATGGTAATGTTGAAACAACAGTTTAGTGAAACAATGTTGCGCTGGGAGAACGAGAGGATGTTCGAAGGTTTCTGGTTCATTGGGTTTCAATCGTCCACCCAATTTTATCAGATCGTTTTCTAAGAATGGGTTAAACCATCGAAGTGGGGATCGACGTGACACGAATTCCTGGCTTGAAAGCGCCCGAAGCTCTTCAGGGAAACTTTCCTTCTGAACAAGTCGTACCAAAACTAGTTCAGCTTCCGACAACTCCATGGTGGTAAGAAATCCGGAAATAATACCTTTCTTCGACCTTTTAAGCACTCGACACAATCTCATCCAAATGGCTGTACAACGTATCAATTTCGTGTAGGAGGAGAAGTGAGAAAGATACCAACGGATAAATTCTTGCTTCTCTGAACCTGTCGCAACAATTGTAGAACGCCTTCGTTCGTTTTCTTCGTCCCCTTCAGGGAATGTTTTCGTAGTATTAGGCCATCTATCTGGATTCTCCGATAACCAACTTGGACCATTCCACCAAAATTGGTTCTCTACTATTTCGTCCGGTGTTATTCCGCGGGATATAAGGTCAGCTGGATTTTCCTTTCCGGCAACGTGATTCCATTGACAGCCTTCTGTTAGAGTTTGGATTTTGCTAACTCGGTTTGCGACGAAAGTGGTCCAGGTTGACGGGATCGATTGAAGCCAACGCAGAACACAGGTAGAATCAGTCCAAAACACTGTTCGCAGACTCATTTTAACTGACCTTTTAATCTGCTCATTGAGCTCTGCGGCCACAAGGGCCCCGCAGAGTTCAAGCCTGGGAATACTCTGACATTTGAGTGGTGCTACTCGCGATTTTGAAGTGAGCAAACTGACGTTTACCTGACCCTCACGATTCTGACTGCGCACGTAGGCACACGCACCGTAAGCCTTCTCTGACGCATCAGAAAAGTAGTGTAATTCAATCGAGACCGGCTGAGGTATGATGACACAACGGTGGAGTTTGATTTGGTTCAAAAGCGGAAGTTGTTGGTAATATTTCTTCCACTGCTCACCCACCATTTGAGGTACTGGCTGATCCCAATTAAGTTTTTCTCCCCTTTCATCTTGCAACGTCCAAAGCAGTTGCATAAAGATCTTCGCGCTTGCAATTGTGGCTCCAAGTAGCCCCAGAGGATCAAACAATGTAGCAATTATTGCTAGAATTCGACGTTTGGTTATAGGCTCTCTATCGTCTAATGGTTGCAAGGAAAACTGAAAACTAAATTCGTCCGACACAGGCATCCAAGTAAGGCCCAAAGTTTTAACCGATGGATTGGGATCGAGTGGTATTCCTTCCGAACAAGGAATCGCCAAGTTTTCTTGGGGTATATTGGCTAAGATCTCCAAGCAATTAGACGCGTATTTCCTCAAGCGAAAGCCTCCACTTGACATTAAACCATCCAGTTGACTTCGTAAGATTCTGGCTTCTGAGGCATCATCTGTTCCTGTGATTACGTCATCCATATACGTATCTTCGAGAACAGACCTTGCTGCAAGTGGAAAGTTAACCTCTTCATCCATAGCTAGTTGTCGAAGCGTGCGTGTGGCCAAAAAAGGTGCCGGTTTTGTTCCGTAGGTCACCGTGCAAAGTTCGTAGATCGAAATCTCATCGGTAGGAGAAGATCTCCATAGAATCGACTGAAGAGATTGATCGGATGGGTGAACTTCAATCTGACGAAACATTTTTTCCACATCAGCGACTATCATGAACTGTTTGATGCGGCAACGTAGGATGATCGATCGTAGATCTTCTTGAACAACCGGACCGACAAGCAAAGAATCGTTAAGGGATATTCCCGAAGATGTTTTGCAAGAGGCATCGAATACCACTCTCACCTTCGTGGTGGTGCTGGCCTCTTTAACCACCGGGTGATGGGGCAAATAACAGCGTCTGACTGACAAATTTCTGACATTGTTTACTGACGCATTCACAGACATTGATCTTACTGACTTATCAACTGACTCATCAACTGACTTATCAACTGTTTGCGTAACAGACTCATTAACAGACTCATTAACAGACTCATTTACTGACTCATGAACTTTACGCATATGACCCAAACTGACATATTCTTCCATAAAGGCAATGTATTGGTTCCTCAGGTTCTCATCTCTGGCTAATCTTCGTTCCGTGGCTAGAAAACGCCGCAATGCGATCTCCTTAGATTCGCCAAGTTGCGCCAAAACGTTTTCATTCTTGGGTAAAGTGACTGTATAACGACCATTAGGCTGTCGCTGCACCGTCTGGGTAAATAGGCTTTCGCAGCGAGCTTCTTCAGGGGAAAATACGACCGGGGACTCGACCTCCTCTAAGGACCAAAATCGAGTCATCAAGGATTCTAGGGATTCTTCTGCCAAAATGGAATTATTTGCCACGGAGATAGAGGTTTTAGATAAAGAAACCCCACCACAAGCCACCCATCCAAATACGGAGTAATTTAATGTCGGTAATCCAGGTCCAAGATGAATTTTCTTGCCACTATCAAAGTACTCAAAGAACGCTTCAATGCCCAAAACGATATCAACTTGACCAGAAACCGAAAAGGAAGGATCAGCTAGGTCAATTCCCTTCGGAATCTTCCATCCCTTGGTATTTATCGAAGCGACAGGCAAGTTAGCAGTTACCTTAGGCAAAACGAGGAAACTCATCGACCTTTCGAATTCAGAAACGCGTGATTTGACCGTTGCTTGAATTCTCTGCTTAACCCTGGTGGATGCTTGCCCGATTCCAATCACCGAAATGTCCACCCTTTCCCTGGAAACCTTCAGGCGTTGGCTCATGCGCTCCGTGAGTAGGTTGCTCTCTGACCCCGAGTCCAAAGGAGCCCGTGCTGGATACCGATTACCGTAATCGTCTTCTAGAACCACCACTGCGGTTGCCAGAAGAATTTGCGCAGAGCATTGCGAAGCATTCGATGATTTTGTGACCGTTGTTGCTGCGTTGGTGACTTGTGTGGCGCTGGGTTCAGAATCCGTCCGTGCTGGCTCACTTCTGCGTTGATCTGAACTTGTTGATGCTGTCCTTTCCTGGTTAAAGCAGACCAAACTATGGTGTCGACCCTTGCAATGTCGGCAAGAGTATTTTGATCTGCATTCCACCGCCTTATGACCCTTGTTGAAACAATTTCGACACATTTGGTTTGTTCGCAAAAGCTTTTCCCTATCTGCTACTGCCAGCCGTTGGAAACTTGCGCATTGGTACAGAGGATGATCTGACGCACAAGCTACACAGCGTTTACCGGATGTTTGAACTATATTATAGCTCCCTCTTACGAATGGTTTTGGCTTTGTCGAAGGTTGATGCTGAGGAGGTTTTTGTTCAACTGGTTTTGCTGGCAACGATTCCAAAACGCGAACTCGCCTCTGCAGGAATTCcgttaaatttttgatcaaatccTGGTCCTCATTTGCCCAAAATTCTTCCCATCCTCTGCGTGTCACTGGATCGAGACGCGAGGAGAGAATCTGGACCAATAGTAGATCCTTATAATCCACAGGTTGAACGATTTGATCCAACGTCTGCACAATTCTTTCAAAACCTTCCAAAAGAACGTGCAAATCGGTGACGGATTCCTTGGTAAGCGTTGGCAGCTGGAACAGGGCTTGAACCTGTCTTTTCCGAAGttgtttgctgttgttgtaTCTTTTAACTAACAAATCCCAAGCGATTTGATAGTTTGCCTGGGTTATTTTCAAAGGGTCGATAAGGGCTTTAGGTTCACCTTGCAAACAGCCCTTTAAATAATGGAACTTTTCCACTTCTGGTAAATCTGGTTTCCAATGAATCAATGATGTAAAAAGGTCCCTAAAGCTTAACCATTCTTCAATGTCACCGTTGAAGGTCTGCAACTTGATCTGAGGAAGTCGAACATGATCAAGTGTAGATTGTGACAAGCTTTCGTTTGCCCTAGAGGTTTGTTCACCTTCCGGAACCCTCCTGCGCTCTTTAATTCTCTCCATCAAAAACGATTTAGCATGGTAATATTGCTCACTGTACAAAAGCCTATCTTTTTCACAGGTATTCTCAAACTCATCAAACTCCTCATGCGATTGAATGTCTACTAAGGCATCATTAAACCGTTCCCATAAACTGTCTAACTCCTCCAAGCGTATTTCAATTTCAGAAGTAGAACATTCATCTTGAAAATTATCGACGAAACGCCAGATGTCTCCCGCTGATATTTGAATCTGTCTAAGTTTAACGTTTAACACCTTCAAGGACGGCGTAGCAGCAGTTGTTGCTGCTGCAGAAGTCACCTTCTTCGTGACAGGCATATTGAATCAAAATCCAATCAATtccaacaaaactgacaaacacAAAGTGTTACTGACGGTTAACCAGcccaaagctgataaaaatcTCTGACACAATCTGACAATTCAATCTCATATAATCTTTCTCAAAACCAGCCCGAAGCTGATAAATCTCTGACACAATCAGATAACTTAAtatcatataattttttatcgatttcagacgattttttcccaaaatgttGATTAATTGTCCAAAACCAATCTGAAACAATACAGACTCAAATGGCCGGATTCACCTTTAGCACCAAATTCAACAACGTTGACCGAATGGGATAAATTTTCGAATGGGTAATTGTGTTTCGTATTATTGTTCCAAAAGCCAACCAAAATTGAAATGACGATGGTTCCGTTTCAAATATCACGCATATGCTAACCAGAAATCTCAATCACAAAATTACACCATAGCATTGCACAACTTCACTGTGACCGTAACGACAAATTTTAGAGTCCAAAACGTGTAATCTCCAACTCTAGGATTCAATCATAAACCATCGAACAAACTGTCGTATCCGGTGGTCACACAAATATCCAACACAAACTGACTCAAACGCCAAAATTCGgaaaaaacgattttcaaattaacCAAGAATCCCGGGCAAAAGCACCAGGTAACCAACCAAACGATTCGTCAGACGAAAACAAAACTTTGAGTCATCGACCTCTTGTCGAATGACGCCAGGGCTCAGGTAAATAGGTTTGGGTTGAAGAGGGTGAAGTAATTAcggttaaaaaatgtatttttatagttgaaaaataacatttgttttttgattttcatcaacTTACGCAAAGTTAACTTCTTGCTGGGCAACGtaagttgagcaccactgatGCGAGCCAATGTGTGCTGACCGTCGAACCAATCGGGTGGCAAAATCTATCGCCACGGCTGAACTGCacccgatgatgatgatgatgacgatgatgatgatgatgatgatgatgacgaagTTCCAATCACCGTCCGTGAACTGGAATGATGGCCAACAGCGATGTCCCAATCGCCGCCAATCGGGATGAACAGCCCAACAGATGATCCAGGGGAATTGTGGCTGAGTCCGAGTCACTGAGGTCCAAAACCAACGACCGAATTCGTTGGCACCACAAATTTAGTTGTCACGAGTCGATGTGTGTTTTCCACATGCAAGCATTCAGCAAATTCCACACAGTTGAGCCAATTCGCATGCAGAAATTGTTCGGCTGATCCCAAGCCAAGCCAAACGAGAAACAATGGCGCGCATGCAAAGGGTATTGTTTCTCAGAGCTTGGGTCCAATGGCGATTTCGGCGCGTGTGTGGCTTCCGTGGACAAAATGGTTCCTGGATGCTCCCGGAGATGGTCCAAAATCCGGGTCGAAGTGACCAAAATGTTGGCGGGTAGGGGGTCAACGACCTTTTTGTGGGCACCTTACCGTCTGGTCTTGATAGCTGGTGCCGCCGTTCCTCCGTCCAACATCGAAGGGGAAGGGTGGGTTGGTGTGGATGATTTCCAATTTGATGGCTGCTCTTGATGGTTGGTCGGTTCCAGGCAGATTGGAGTTTTTGGTTTGTTGGGCCTCTGGTTATCCAGACAAATAATTTAACACACGACTTCTAGTTAAAACACACTTTTTCTAATAACTTAATTTATTACAACTTGACTACATAGACTTATTCTAACGGACTCTACGACACGCGTGACAATAACTCGACGGACTCAGACTAGGACTGACTGACGATCATCGGCTAACAACCAGCCAGCCGGTGTGTGGTGAATATAGCCTTTTGGAGAGGATCGTCTTCGCTTGGCTATTGTTTTCCGATCGTGGAAATCTTCTCCCAATGGCCCACCGCACCGACAATAGGAGGGATTGATGGGCTGAAATCAGTAGCGTGCCTAGGGTCACCATCGTACAAAGTCTAATCAAGTATGTTGTATGAGGTTTTATCTGATTATTTTTAGCACttagcacttcaagttcaatgatttaaggtggatatgagtagtcaactaagctaaactaagctaagctgatgtttaaaaaattactatttttaaggaaatttcacCGAGAAAGCGCTTTGGGGCCGATTACTTATTACATGTGAAAgattctgaaatttcaaaatccgCACCTCGTGAGATAAAGTGATGTCGCTCAGATGTATAAACCGCTCCTTTCTTGTAAGATCATAATACTTTCTATTTTTGGGAAAtggatatttattttgaaattgagtcatatataataaaataattttaccaATAAGTCTTTAGAAGCTACTGacacaatttttaatgaaaacttaGAACAACATTCTAAAAGCAGGAAAAGCAAACGTTTTCAAAGACAACTTTTTAAGTGAAtttgatataagttttttttcggctATATTTCGGTCTTTGATTACAAGCAACAACTTTCCTCATAAAATGGTCGGCGTTTCGTCCATTTCCAGTGGTCTTCATAAAGGAAATTATCTATCGGttgtaataaaacaaattccTTGAGGAAGatcattaaaaattgttgaaacgtcggacatttattaaaaaaagttgtttacttgaaatcaaagaatgaaaaataatcaagaaatgTAATATTCGACATTTTCGACGGTTGATAGCATAAACCTTATTATGAAGAATGATAAAACATTCACCAATAtatcaactttaaaaaacaacataaaatcgATGAAACCATCATTATaatcatagaaaattttgaactatgaatataataatataatgaaatattcttaaaaaatctaattgataacaaaattatgtCTACAAGAAAAACGTTAACAGACAGAGAAAACCCACGCATTCTTGCGTTATTTGACAATGCTTtcgcatttttaaatatattttgtacTTATTAAGATACGGTGATAAAAGATGATCTTAAATAGCATTTCAGGAATTGtgcagtttttaaaataagaaatggtATTTTAGAAAGTGGTTATTGAGactaaatgttttgaaataactAACTCAGtctacaatttcatttttccaaaGTTCAAGACTTTCATAGATAACTTTCAAAATCACACGAATCAGAATCAAATGCACTGTCAGCCAGCACAatagttgaaactttttttgtctttacttCTAGATTATTTGCctaaagctgacaaaaatgtAGATAAAGTTCAATATACATAGGCTCCTAATTCCATATGCACTAAGGAAAATTGGCATCTTTAGTATCGAAACATCACGGTCAAAAGATTCCATTTTAgaaccatttttcattttccgggttttccaggttcaatttcattttaaaggtttcatatcaaacatgtaaaaaaaaaaactacttgtaCTGAAGATTTGGTGAATTTCCATCTAAATATGTTATCAGaaactatttcaaaatgttattttttttatagcacAAAGCATTTAAGGGTGATAAAAACTGCctatatagaaataaaaatgacgACTGATGTAACAAGGAAATATGAATGATAATTCTTATTTCTGTTGAACTGCGAAGAACGTTGAGAAAGATAAAAATAGTTCATCTTAGATGACCGACACCAAACAAGAATCCACCGGAAAATCGTGACCTGGATAGGAAAAGGATTATTTCTAATTCTTATGCAAAAATCGTTAGCTCCACCAAACCCGTGTGGTCCAAAAATCCCATCTTTGCGCCCACATTATCTTTCTTCCGATTACAAATACCAGAGGGTGACAAACAATGCCCGGTTAAAGAAGAATTCCGACAAACTACCACC is a window encoding:
- the LOC129759254 gene encoding uncharacterized protein LOC129759254, translating into MPVTKKVTSAAATTAATPSLKVLNVKLRQIQISAGDIWRFVDNFQDECSTSEIEIRLEELDSLWERFNDALVDIQSHEEFDEFENTCEKDRLLYSEQYYHAKSFLMERIKERRRVPEGEQTSRANESLSQSTLDHVRLPQIKLQTFNGDIEEWLSFRDLFTSLIHWKPDLPEVEKFHYLKGCLQGEPKALIDPLKITQANYQIAWDLLVKRYNNSKQLRKRQVQALFQLPTLTKESVTDLHVLLEGFERIVQTLDQIVQPVDYKDLLLVQILSSRLDPVTRRGWEEFWANEDQDLIKNLTEFLQRRVRVLESLPAKPVEQKPPQHQPSTKPKPFVRGSYNIVQTSGKRCVACASDHPLYQCASFQRLAVADREKLLRTNQMCRNCFNKGHKAVECRSKYSCRHCKGRHHSLVCFNQERTASTSSDQRRSEPARTDSEPSATQVTNAATTVTKSSNASQCSAQILLATAVVVLEDDYGNRYPARAPLDSGSESNLLTERMSQRLKVSRERVDISVIGIGQASTRVKQRIQATVKSRVSEFERSMSFLVLPKVTANLPVASINTKGWKIPKGIDLADPSFSVSGQVDIVLGIEAFFEYFDSGKKIHLGPGLPTLNYSVFGWVACGGVSLSKTSISVANNSILAEESLESLMTRFWSLEEVESPVVFSPEEARCESLFTQTVQRQPNGRYTVTLPKNENVLAQLGESKEIALRRFLATERRLARDENLRNQYIAFMEEYVSLGHMRKVHESVNESVNESVNESVTQTVDKSVDESVDKSVRSMSVNASVNNVRNLSVRRCYLPHHPVVKEASTTTKVRVVFDASCKTSSGISLNDSLLVGPVVQEDLRSIILRCRIKQFMIVADVEKMFRQIEVHPSDQSLQSILWRSSPTDEISIYELCTVTYGTKPAPFLATRTLRQLAMDEEVNFPLAARSVLEDTYMDDVITGTDDASEARILRSQLDGLMSSGGFRLRKYASNCLEILANIPQENLAIPCSEGIPLDPNPSVKTLGLTWMPVSDEFSFQFSLQPLDDREPITKRRILAIIATLFDPLGLLGATIASAKIFMQLLWTLQDERGEKLNWDQPVPQMVGEQWKKYYQQLPLLNQIKLHRCVIIPQPVSIELHYFSDASEKAYGACAYVRSQNREGQVNVSLLTSKSRVAPLKCQSIPRLELCGALVAAELNEQIKRSVKMSLRTVFWTDSTCVLRWLQSIPSTWTTFVANRVSKIQTLTEGCQWNHVAGKENPADLISRGITPDEIVENQFWWNGPSWLSENPDRWPNTTKTFPEGDEENERRRSTIVATGSEKQEFIRWYLSHFSSYTKLIRCTAIWMRLCRVLKRSKKGIISGFLTTMELSEAELVLVRLVQKESFPEELRALSSQEFVSRRSPLRWFNPFLENDLIKLGGRLKPNEPETFEHPLVLPAQHCFTKLLFQHYHERLLHSGPTLMLSAIRQRFWPLGGRSGVRHVVHRCLKCFKAKPTPIEQFMGELPAERVTESRPFTKTGVDYFGPIYVRPGPRKPASKAYVALFVCFSTKAVHLELDSDLSTDRFLQALRRFIGRWGKITDIFSDNGTNFIGAKNYLHELYQQLNSKPHQEKVSKHCADDGIQWHLNPPRAPHFGGLCAVRSAKHHILRVIGDQPLPFEDMCTLLVQVESCLNSRPITQLTDDPNDLEPLTPSHFWLGSSLQGLPERDLRNVSTNRLNNSQIVQQKLQQIWARWKHEYLCQLQARTKRWNKPVNIEVGKLVVICDDNSPPIHWKMGRIHAVHPGKDGIIRVVTLKTATGFKTRAVERLCLLPVQPEIDVVVESNVE